The Chryseolinea soli nucleotide sequence ACACTACTGAATAGGGAGTTAAAGGATAAGAGACTGTATTTGGCTTCAAGTGATGTAGCCTATGGATATTTAGAAGATGTAGCGGCTGACATGCAGGCTGATTTTGCCGTCTTCAAAAACCGTTTATATCAAACTCGTGAAAAGAATAACCTGAGTTTTAAAATTGATCATATTGATGACGACCATGGCAATTCATACATTCACGGCTTCAGTAGAGGCCTGAGGTACATATTCAATTGGCGATTCGAATAAGAAATGGTAACGATTGTTTTCTATCTACCGTAGTTTGACAGTCGATTTACCGATATTTTCACACCCGCACTCTGGTTTTTATTTGTACCTTTGCGGCCGTTATGAAAAGAATAATCGCAGCCCGAAAACTGTTAGCTGTAGAGAAAGGGGCAACTTTACAGGAATTGAAGGCCATTTACAGGAATTTTATGAAGGAATGGCATCCGGACAAAATCCAGGATAGCCCTGCAGCCAAACAGGAAGCCGAAGAGCGAAGCGCAGCATTTATTGATGCCTACCATCTTCTGGTGAGTGTTGCCCCCGAAACACACGAGACGCAGCGCGACCAGTACGAGCAGACGATGAATACCTCACGTCTGATCGACTTCCAATATAAGGGCACAACGCTGCTCATCAACTTTGCTGACGGAAGCAGCTACGAATACTTTGGAATACCCAAAAGTGTGTACAACAACCTCATCAATTCAACCACGCCCGACCGTTTTGCGCGCAGGAATATTTACCACAGCTATGTTTATCGGAAGGCAAGCAAGGCGATGGAGGTTGCGGCGGTGTAAGCGTGAATGTAAAAAAGCCAGTAGCCTTTCGCCCTCGCTCTGACATTCACTCTGTTTTTTTCAAGACTATTTTCGAAGGCAAGTCGCTCGGTGCACGGTTTGAGTTGGAGTGTGAGCGCGAAGAAAAAAAGAGTGAACTTGTGTCATCCTCGCTTTCACACTCACCCTTATCAGAGACTTGAAGAACTTCAGCGAATTTGAAGGCCAAATAATTCAACATCATCCAAAATCCTTCACCACCTGTTGCATTTCCCAAAAGCCGACACCAGGTGACGAAGACGAATTTGTCGACATACCTCATGAGGACCAATGGATTTAAAAGAATATAAATCGATCAGCCTCATGGTTCAAGAAAGCCACGACAAAAAAAGAGAAAGTGAAAATTAAACTTTCGTTACCCTGCTCAAAACAAACTGCTTACATTGCACAATGGGTTTTACAATTGCCAGTAACCGTATTGAAAGAGTCTTGACGATCGGCTTCCTGTTGGTTTCCATTTCGTTAACAGGTCAATCCTGGGAGCTTAAGAATGAAGAAGAAGGAATAAAGGTGTACACACGCACGGTCGAAAACTCAGACATAAAAGCCGTTAAAGTAGAATGCACGATTGAAGCCACACTTTCGCAGCTGACCGCCGTGTTACTTGATATTCCTGCCAGCAGCGAGTGGATCTATGCCACGAAATTCTGTCGAGTACAAGAAAACATTTCTTCTTCGGAATTAATCTATCATTCTGAAATTGATGTACCCTGGCCGGCTAGCAACCGCGATTTTATCGTGCGCGTGAAATTTGAACAGGACAGTATCACCAAAAAGCTGACGATAGACGGAGAAAATCTACCCCATTACCTAAAGGAGCAAGAAGATGTAGTGCGCATTATGCACACCGAGAGCAACTGGACTGTAACGCCAAGGAATAAATACCTCGATATTGTCTTTACACTTCACGTGCATCCGGGTGGTTCAATTCCGGCATGGCTTATTAACCTGTTTGCCACCCGCGGTCCACTGGAGACCTTTCGTAATTTAAGAAGGCAGGTAAACAAGCCGGAATATAAAGAGGCGAGCTTCTTGTTCCTGGTGGATTAGTTCTATTGAACAGGGTAAGGCTGGCGGATGTTACGCACTTGCTGGCACGTGGATCATTGAGACAACTGTTTACGGCCCTTGTTTTCTTCGGACCGGTGACGCGGAGTTAGCGAAGCATTTTTAATGATGCTGGGGAGCAGGCGAAAGGGATCCGATTCT carries:
- a CDS encoding START domain-containing protein, which gives rise to MGFTIASNRIERVLTIGFLLVSISLTGQSWELKNEEEGIKVYTRTVENSDIKAVKVECTIEATLSQLTAVLLDIPASSEWIYATKFCRVQENISSSELIYHSEIDVPWPASNRDFIVRVKFEQDSITKKLTIDGENLPHYLKEQEDVVRIMHTESNWTVTPRNKYLDIVFTLHVHPGGSIPAWLINLFATRGPLETFRNLRRQVNKPEYKEASFLFLVD
- a CDS encoding KTSC domain-containing protein encodes the protein MKRIIAARKLLAVEKGATLQELKAIYRNFMKEWHPDKIQDSPAAKQEAEERSAAFIDAYHLLVSVAPETHETQRDQYEQTMNTSRLIDFQYKGTTLLINFADGSSYEYFGIPKSVYNNLINSTTPDRFARRNIYHSYVYRKASKAMEVAAV